Proteins from a single region of Desulfolutivibrio sulfoxidireducens:
- a CDS encoding GNAT family N-acetyltransferase, which translates to MAASLKTQLRIPADSRFLAMIQGHVRGVATIAGLAPKDILALELATEEAFLNIRDHAYPGGIPGDVIVSGEIGDGELRLDFHDQGLPFDPSLLSRADDPSGTRGSGGLGLKLIHHAADEVHWVNHGRQGKGLCLVKRLPLAAEPIPTGAPTEVPPAPAHTYAIRPMRPDEALRVTRIFWLAYGYSYKNDAFYRPEGLVRLVGTGQLVSYVAVTETGEVAAHAGLLRSEPVPMAEIAVLVVSPAHRGRGLMGALTTALIEKAREIGLFGLSFNPVTSHAYSQRQAMEFGARPCGLELAACPPQQFKAMGLDDVAPQRESYLHCFLYLNTPPAAVVHVPVRHRDIAGRIYAQFDRSLTLAPPGEGPAPGNYKVSFDRGPLKGSIRVVRADARQWPELLRAAVDLTDIAGAEVISLDLPLAQPATPLLCERAEAAGFFFAGIWPHGAPDGDMLRLMRLASPLDLERVRIHSEFGRELLRYVGAEMERAATVVISPCHVP; encoded by the coding sequence ATGGCTGCATCCCTCAAGACCCAGTTGCGCATTCCGGCGGACAGCCGTTTCCTGGCCATGATCCAGGGCCATGTCCGGGGCGTGGCGACCATCGCGGGGTTGGCTCCCAAGGATATTCTGGCCCTGGAGCTGGCCACCGAGGAGGCCTTTCTCAATATTCGTGACCACGCCTATCCAGGTGGCATCCCTGGAGATGTGATCGTCAGCGGCGAAATCGGGGACGGTGAACTCCGCCTGGACTTTCATGACCAGGGATTGCCCTTCGATCCCTCCCTGCTTTCGCGGGCGGATGATCCTTCCGGAACTCGCGGCTCGGGCGGCCTGGGCCTGAAGCTCATCCACCATGCCGCTGACGAGGTCCACTGGGTCAACCACGGCCGGCAGGGCAAGGGACTGTGTCTGGTCAAACGGCTGCCCCTCGCGGCCGAACCGATTCCGACGGGAGCCCCGACGGAGGTCCCGCCCGCCCCAGCCCACACCTATGCCATCCGTCCCATGCGTCCGGACGAGGCCCTGCGGGTGACCCGGATCTTCTGGCTGGCATACGGCTATTCCTACAAGAATGATGCCTTTTATCGTCCCGAGGGCCTCGTCCGTCTGGTCGGCACCGGACAGCTCGTCAGCTATGTGGCCGTGACCGAAACCGGCGAGGTGGCGGCGCATGCCGGGTTGCTGCGTTCGGAGCCCGTGCCCATGGCCGAGATTGCGGTGCTCGTGGTCTCGCCGGCCCATCGGGGGCGCGGGCTCATGGGCGCCCTGACCACGGCCCTTATTGAAAAAGCCAGGGAAATTGGGCTGTTCGGACTTTCGTTCAATCCGGTCACCAGCCATGCCTACAGTCAGCGGCAAGCGATGGAGTTCGGAGCCAGGCCCTGCGGTCTGGAACTGGCGGCCTGCCCGCCCCAGCAGTTCAAGGCCATGGGCCTGGATGACGTCGCGCCACAGCGGGAATCCTACCTGCACTGTTTTCTGTATCTGAATACCCCGCCAGCGGCCGTTGTCCATGTTCCGGTTCGCCATCGGGACATCGCTGGGCGTATCTACGCCCAGTTCGACCGCTCCCTGACTCTGGCCCCCCCAGGCGAAGGCCCGGCCCCAGGGAATTACAAGGTGTCCTTTGATCGGGGGCCCCTCAAGGGCTCCATCCGGGTCGTGCGCGCCGATGCGCGGCAATGGCCGGAACTCCTGCGGGCGGCCGTCGATCTGACGGACATCGCCGGGGCCGAGGTGATTTCGCTCGATCTTCCGCTGGCCCAGCCGGCCACACCCCTGCTCTGCGAGCGGGCCGAGGCGGCGGGGTTTTTCTTTGCCGGCATCTGGCCCCATGGCGCGCCGGACGGGGACATGCTCCGACTGATGCGGCTCGCCTCCCCATTGGACCTGGAGCGGGTGCGCATTCATTCCGAGTTCGGGCGTGAGCTCCTCCGCTATGTGGGAGCCGAGATGGAACGGGCCGCGACGGTCGTCATTTCCCCGTGTCACGTCCCATGA
- a CDS encoding formamidase, whose amino-acid sequence MGSIGSVSRPTEGMLMGLIQYPVPVVNSKRDIEASVDRICEATANTKAGYPGMDLIVWPEYSSQGLNTKKWVTEEFLLDVGGPVTDKYARTCKENDIWGVFSIMERNPDRNKMPYNTAIIINNKGEIVLKYRKLNPWVPVEPWLPGDLGQPVCDGPGGSKLSLCICHDGMFPEQAREAAYKGCNVYIRISGYSTQVNEQWILTNRSNAWHNLMYTAAVNLAGYDGVFYYFGEGQITNFDGTTLVQGHRNPWEIVTGEVYPKMADQARTDWALENNIFNVGTRGYVAVPGGVKECPYTWIKDFAKGAYHLPWEDKIRVKDGSFYGYPTKGGRFGL is encoded by the coding sequence ATGGGAAGCATCGGAAGCGTCAGCAGACCGACTGAAGGCATGTTGATGGGACTTATCCAGTACCCCGTCCCAGTCGTAAACTCCAAGCGAGACATCGAGGCCAGCGTTGACCGGATTTGCGAAGCCACGGCCAACACCAAGGCCGGCTATCCCGGAATGGATCTCATCGTATGGCCGGAATACAGCTCGCAAGGACTCAACACCAAGAAGTGGGTGACCGAGGAATTCCTGTTGGATGTCGGCGGCCCCGTCACGGACAAGTACGCCCGGACCTGCAAGGAAAACGACATCTGGGGCGTCTTCTCCATCATGGAGCGCAATCCCGACCGCAACAAGATGCCGTACAACACGGCCATCATCATCAACAACAAGGGCGAAATCGTCCTCAAGTACCGCAAGCTCAATCCGTGGGTGCCGGTCGAGCCCTGGCTGCCCGGCGACCTCGGCCAGCCCGTGTGCGACGGCCCCGGCGGCAGCAAGCTGTCGCTGTGCATCTGCCATGACGGCATGTTCCCCGAACAGGCCCGCGAAGCCGCCTACAAGGGCTGCAACGTCTACATCCGCATCTCCGGCTACAGCACCCAGGTCAACGAGCAGTGGATCCTGACCAACCGCTCCAACGCCTGGCACAACCTGATGTACACCGCCGCCGTCAACCTGGCCGGCTACGACGGCGTCTTCTACTACTTCGGCGAGGGCCAGATCACCAACTTCGACGGCACCACCCTTGTCCAGGGGCATCGCAATCCCTGGGAGATCGTGACCGGCGAGGTCTATCCGAAGATGGCCGACCAGGCGCGCACCGATTGGGCCCTGGAAAACAACATCTTCAACGTCGGCACCCGGGGCTACGTGGCCGTTCCGGGCGGGGTCAAGGAATGCCCCTACACCTGGATCAAGGACTTCGCCAAGGGCGCGTACCATCTGCCCTGGGAGGACAAGATCCGGGTCAAGGACGGCTCCTTCTACGGCTATCCGACCAAGGGCGGCCGTTTCGGACTCTAG
- a CDS encoding OFA family MFS transporter, whose product MEKIKNRWLIALSAVGIHISIGSVYAYSVMTIPLNTLHGWLKSDITFAFSIAILFLGFSAAFLGPWVEAMGPRNSGRLAALFYSLGIMGSGLAVRFGSLTMFILCYGVIGGIGLGVGYITPVSTLVKWFPDRRGLATGMAIMGFGFAAMLFGPIMAKLFQVMDIWKVYILLGAIYFCLITLSSLYIAPPPKGWLPKGMRQAPAAASGEAAPKRVVKRDLAQLTVKEAIRTKRFYFMWIMLFINITCGIALISVASPMAQEVAGMSAMQAATMVGLMGLFNGGGRIVWASFSDVIGRPVTFMAFFVIQVVAFLALSAVTGAVAFQCLIMLILTCYGGGFSTLPAFLGDMFGTKQLGTIHGFELTAWGIAGIVGPTIVTRVLEATGSYTTTLHIFAGFLAFAFLVSCLMAREIKAKREWYAQRQAGENASA is encoded by the coding sequence ATGGAAAAAATCAAAAACCGCTGGCTGATCGCACTGTCGGCGGTGGGCATACATATCTCGATTGGCTCGGTCTACGCCTACAGCGTCATGACCATTCCCCTGAACACCTTGCATGGATGGCTCAAAAGCGACATCACCTTCGCCTTCAGCATCGCCATTCTCTTCCTCGGCTTTTCCGCCGCCTTCCTCGGCCCCTGGGTGGAGGCCATGGGACCCCGCAATTCCGGCCGGCTGGCCGCGCTTTTCTATTCCCTGGGCATCATGGGCTCCGGGCTCGCGGTCAGGTTCGGCTCCCTGACGATGTTCATTCTGTGCTATGGCGTGATCGGCGGCATCGGCCTCGGCGTGGGCTACATCACACCCGTGTCCACCCTGGTGAAATGGTTCCCGGACAGGCGCGGCCTGGCCACGGGCATGGCCATCATGGGGTTCGGGTTCGCGGCCATGCTCTTTGGCCCCATCATGGCCAAGCTCTTCCAGGTCATGGACATCTGGAAGGTCTACATCCTTTTGGGCGCGATCTACTTCTGTCTCATCACCCTCTCCTCCCTGTATATCGCGCCGCCGCCCAAGGGCTGGCTGCCCAAGGGCATGCGCCAGGCCCCGGCCGCGGCCAGCGGCGAGGCCGCCCCGAAGCGGGTCGTGAAAAGGGACTTGGCGCAACTTACGGTCAAGGAGGCGATCCGCACGAAGCGCTTTTATTTCATGTGGATCATGCTCTTCATCAACATCACCTGCGGCATCGCCCTGATCTCCGTGGCCTCCCCCATGGCCCAGGAGGTCGCGGGCATGAGCGCCATGCAGGCCGCAACCATGGTCGGGCTGATGGGGCTGTTCAACGGGGGAGGCCGGATCGTCTGGGCCAGCTTTTCCGATGTCATCGGACGGCCGGTCACCTTCATGGCCTTTTTCGTCATCCAGGTCGTCGCGTTCCTGGCCCTGTCCGCCGTCACCGGCGCCGTCGCCTTCCAGTGCCTGATCATGCTGATTCTGACCTGCTACGGCGGCGGGTTCTCCACCCTGCCCGCCTTCCTCGGGGACATGTTCGGCACCAAGCAGCTCGGCACCATTCACGGGTTCGAACTGACGGCCTGGGGCATCGCCGGGATCGTCGGACCGACCATCGTGACCAGGGTGCTGGAGGCCACCGGGAGCTACACCACGACCCTGCATATCTTTGCCGGGTTCCTGGCCTTCGCCTTTTTGGTTTCCTGCCTGATGGCCCGGGAGATCAAGGCCAAACGGGAATGGTACGCCCAGCGGCAGGCCGGAGAGAACGCCTCGGCGTAA
- a CDS encoding FmdB family zinc ribbon protein, whose protein sequence is MPLYEYVCQDCQVTFEVLAPMGETVAECPNCRSADTRRCPSMTHFRHADHWQKDMMGALGRSQERDQQKRESKRA, encoded by the coding sequence ATGCCCCTTTACGAATACGTCTGCCAGGATTGCCAGGTTACGTTCGAGGTTCTGGCCCCCATGGGCGAAACGGTCGCGGAGTGCCCGAACTGCCGGTCCGCCGACACAAGGCGATGCCCCTCCATGACCCACTTCCGCCACGCGGATCATTGGCAAAAGGACATGATGGGCGCTCTGGGCCGGTCCCAGGAGCGCGACCAGCAAAAACGGGAATCCAAAAGAGCCTGA
- the yut gene encoding urea transporter — protein MTTDSTILRHPFVSFLDAVCRGCGQVMFQNNPITGFLFFAGIFYNSVTLGVCAVLGTMASTLTASLLGADKDCIKAGLYGFNGTLAGIALPFYFAFDPVLLVYVIVNGAFSTIIMASLMRFLSKWGVPALTAPFVLGTWLLMFGVYRFAVLTPGALIAPAVPDLGTAVALGGLAASALFEGVAKGVGEVMFQDNVVTGIVFVVAILINSRISAVFAVLGSLVGLLTGLALGVGETPLRLGLYGYNSVLCAIALGGVFYFLTWKSVLYALGCMILGSIATASISVFLSPIGMPALTWPFIIVTWFFLFAGSLFKNLKEVPAEKCGTPEHNLRLEEAGAVLPS, from the coding sequence ATGACCACCGATTCGACGATCCTCCGACATCCGTTCGTGTCATTTCTCGATGCCGTCTGCCGCGGTTGCGGGCAGGTCATGTTCCAAAACAATCCGATCACCGGTTTTTTGTTCTTCGCCGGAATCTTCTACAACTCCGTGACCCTGGGCGTCTGCGCCGTGCTTGGCACCATGGCCTCGACCCTGACCGCCAGCCTGCTTGGCGCGGACAAGGACTGCATCAAGGCCGGGCTTTACGGGTTCAACGGCACCCTGGCCGGCATCGCCTTGCCGTTCTACTTCGCCTTCGATCCCGTTCTTCTCGTGTATGTGATCGTCAACGGGGCCTTTTCCACCATCATCATGGCCTCGCTGATGCGTTTTCTCTCCAAATGGGGCGTGCCCGCCCTGACGGCGCCCTTCGTGCTCGGCACATGGCTTTTGATGTTCGGCGTCTACCGGTTCGCGGTGCTGACCCCGGGGGCCCTTATCGCCCCGGCCGTGCCGGACCTGGGCACGGCCGTGGCCCTCGGCGGCCTGGCCGCCTCGGCCCTGTTCGAGGGCGTGGCCAAGGGGGTCGGCGAGGTGATGTTCCAGGACAACGTGGTCACCGGCATCGTCTTTGTCGTGGCCATCCTGATCAATTCGCGCATCTCCGCCGTGTTCGCGGTCCTTGGCTCCCTGGTCGGCCTTCTGACCGGGCTGGCCCTGGGAGTGGGGGAAACGCCCCTGCGCCTTGGGCTCTATGGCTACAATTCCGTGCTGTGCGCCATCGCCCTGGGCGGGGTCTTCTACTTCCTGACCTGGAAGTCGGTTCTCTATGCCCTGGGCTGCATGATCCTCGGGTCCATCGCCACGGCCTCGATCAGCGTCTTTCTCTCGCCCATCGGCATGCCGGCCCTCACCTGGCCGTTCATCATCGTGACCTGGTTTTTCCTGTTCGCGGGCAGCCTCTTTAAAAATCTGAAGGAGGTTCCAGCCGAAAAGTGCGGCACGCCCGAACACAACCTCCGCCTGGAGGAGGCCGGGGCCGTCCTGCCGTCGTAG